The Chitinophaga parva genomic sequence GGGTGGTGATGGCAGCGGTACCGACTACTCTCCAGGCCGTGATGGTGGGGATGGTATTTCCAACCTGAACCCGGACGATATTGAAAGCATTTCCGTGCTGAAAGGCGCTTCTGCCGCGGCATTGTACGGTAGCCAGGCGGGCAATGGCGTGGTGCTCATCACCACCAAAAAAGGTAAAGCCGGCGTATCGCGCGTGGAGATCAGTTCCAGCCTTACCCTGGATAAAGCCACCATGCTGCCGGCGCTGCAAAATGAATACGGGCAGAGTGAGCCAGGGTCCACTTACAGCTGGGGTGCGCCCATCACCAACGCGCATGATAACCTCAAAGACTTCTTTAAAACCGGCAACACTTTTGTGAACAGCATTGGTATTTCCGGCGGTAATGAACAACACCAGACTTATTTCTCCTACGCCAATACGCACGCCAGTGGCGTGATGCCCACCAATGACCTGGGCCGGCATAACATCACCTTCCGCGAAACCGGTCATTTCCTGGATAACAAACTGACCCTGGAAGGAAGCGCCAATGCCGTGATCCAGAAACTGGAAAATGCGCCCGTAACAGGCTTGTATTTTAACCCCCTCACCGGTCTTTACCTGTTTCCCCGCGGGCTGGATCTTTCGCCTTACCGCAACCATTTTGAGTTGTACGATTCCTCGCGCAATATTTATCTCCAGAACTGGCCTTTCAACGAAGACATCCAGCAAAACCCCTACTGGATCATTAACCGCAATAACAGCCAGGCGCGCAGGAACCGCACCATCTTCAGCGCCAGCGCCAAATATGATTTTACCAGCTTCCTTTCCCTGCAGCTGCGCGGTAACATAGACCGCACCAACGACACGTATGACGGGCAGTTCTACGCAGGCACCCACCCCGTGCTGGAGCCCAGTGGCAACGGCCGTTACATCACCAGCAACCTTACCACCACCCAAACTTATGGCGACGCTATCCTTACGTTCAACAAAGCATTGGGCAGCAATTTTAAACTCACGGCACTGGCGGGTACTGCCATCACCGACCAGTTTACCAACGGGTTTAAAGCGGATTCTTATTCCGGCGGCCTCACCATCGCCAATAAATTCATTGTGCAGAATATGGCCAAAGGCAGCGCTTACCAGAGTGTGCCCAACAATCATAACCAGCTGCAATCCCTCTTTGGAAGCGCTAACCTTTCTTTCAAAGACATGATCTTCCTGGATGCTAGTGTGCGCAACGACTGGTCGTCCAACCTCAGTTACACGCCCAATGGTTCTTACGCTTACCCCTCACTGGGCCTGTCCCTCATGCTGCACCAGTTGTTTAAACTGCCGGCCGCCATCACCTATGCAAAATTGCGGGGCACCTGGGCCCAGGTGGGAACCTCCGTACCACCTTACAAGACCCACTTGCAAAGTGGTTTGAGCACGGATGGCTCTTCTATTGCATTTAACTCCACCGCGCCTTTCACGGACCTGAAACCGGAAATGAGCCATGCAATAGAAGTAGGTACTGAATGGCGTTTCTTCAGTGACAGGCTGAGTTTTGATGTGACCTACTACAAAACAAATGATGTAAACCAATACTTCCAGATCCCCGCACCCGCCGGTGCTACTTACGCTAATATGTTTGTAAACGCAGGTAACATCCAGAACCAGGGCGTGGAAGTAATGCTGGGCTACAACCTGGTGAGCAGCCACGATTTCAGCTGGACCACCAATGTGAACTTTGCCCTGAACCGCAACAAGGTATTGTCACTGGCACCGAGCATTGACAAGTTCCAGCTCACCAGTTCCAACACGTATGAATCTTACCTGGTGCCCGGTCATTCCTATGGCGATATCTATGGGAAGATCCTGTTGAAAGACAGCGCCGGCCGTGTGCAGATCGGCTCTGATGGCCTGCCCCTGGTAAGCGCGGATACCCGCTTTGTGGGCAATCCCAATCCCCGCTGGACACTGGGCTGGAACAACAGTTTCTCCTTCCACAAATTCTCCCTCAGCTTCCTGGTGGATGGCAAATTTGGTGGCCAGGTAATGTCTACCACCCAAGGTGTGCTGGATAAATACGGTGTATCACAGGTTACTGCCGATGCTCGCCAAGCCGGCGGTGTAAAGATCAATGGCGTGGGCCCGGATGGAAAACCCGTGACCACCATTGATGCACAGAAATGGTATGGCGTGATCGGCGGCCGTGACGGGGTAAGTGGTGAGTACATGTACAGCGCCACTACCGTGCGTTTGCGTGAACTGGCACTGGGTTACACCATCCCGCGTGCAGCCCTGGGTAATGGTTTTGTAAAGAGTATCCGCGTTTCATTGATCGGCAAGAACCTGATCTATTTCCACAAGGACGCTCCCTACGATCCGGATATCACCATGTCTACCGCCAACGGTCTTTCCGGTGTGGACGCATTCAGCGTGCCGGCCGTACGCAGTTTTGGTGCCAGCCTGAATGTTTCTTTTTAAGTAAACTTTTTAATCCGCAATCATGAATATCAGCTATATCAGCCGCCGGCCATTTGCCTGGATCATCGCACTGGTGGCGGCATTGGGCCTGGCTTCCTGTACAAAGAGCTTTGAAGCCTACAATACGGACAATACCACTTTCAGCGAAGACGAGCTGAAGCCGGACTTCCAGTACATTGGCGCTTACTTCCCGGAAATACAGTCT encodes the following:
- a CDS encoding SusC/RagA family TonB-linked outer membrane protein — protein: MKKNLRSLPVCLAMTLLMGLSPAGLPLTATAAAQTDVKTINVSIQVKNRPLQEVMDDLTSKTGLNFHYDKTGLDLTKKVSLNCNKTPLEEVLNNLSTQTGLSFTIRNNKIIVGARTANPLNAVTLMDNAALDKVVKGNVRDAKGNTVPGVTVMIKGTAKGTQTAADGSFKIDANAGDVLVFRSVGFQTREIPVGAGDLGDVVLTENATGLNELVVTALGIKRTPKSLTYSTQRIGGEELSTVKDANIMNSLSGKAAGITVNRSSSGVGGSVKVVLRGLKSAQGSNQPLYVIDGIPITNFTTQQPNSNWGGDGSGTDYSPGRDGGDGISNLNPDDIESISVLKGASAAALYGSQAGNGVVLITTKKGKAGVSRVEISSSLTLDKATMLPALQNEYGQSEPGSTYSWGAPITNAHDNLKDFFKTGNTFVNSIGISGGNEQHQTYFSYANTHASGVMPTNDLGRHNITFRETGHFLDNKLTLEGSANAVIQKLENAPVTGLYFNPLTGLYLFPRGLDLSPYRNHFELYDSSRNIYLQNWPFNEDIQQNPYWIINRNNSQARRNRTIFSASAKYDFTSFLSLQLRGNIDRTNDTYDGQFYAGTHPVLEPSGNGRYITSNLTTTQTYGDAILTFNKALGSNFKLTALAGTAITDQFTNGFKADSYSGGLTIANKFIVQNMAKGSAYQSVPNNHNQLQSLFGSANLSFKDMIFLDASVRNDWSSNLSYTPNGSYAYPSLGLSLMLHQLFKLPAAITYAKLRGTWAQVGTSVPPYKTHLQSGLSTDGSSIAFNSTAPFTDLKPEMSHAIEVGTEWRFFSDRLSFDVTYYKTNDVNQYFQIPAPAGATYANMFVNAGNIQNQGVEVMLGYNLVSSHDFSWTTNVNFALNRNKVLSLAPSIDKFQLTSSNTYESYLVPGHSYGDIYGKILLKDSAGRVQIGSDGLPLVSADTRFVGNPNPRWTLGWNNSFSFHKFSLSFLVDGKFGGQVMSTTQGVLDKYGVSQVTADARQAGGVKINGVGPDGKPVTTIDAQKWYGVIGGRDGVSGEYMYSATTVRLRELALGYTIPRAALGNGFVKSIRVSLIGKNLIYFHKDAPYDPDITMSTANGLSGVDAFSVPAVRSFGASLNVSF